The following is a genomic window from Pseudomonadota bacterium.
GACACTTTCCCAGATACCCGTTATTAAGAAGAACATTGCACAGCAGGAAAATTCGCTGAGCGTACTGCTTGGAAGAAACCCAAGTCCTATCCCGAGAGGTAAGACAATCGATGAGCTTATGCTGCCCCCGGTCCCGGAAGGTTTACCGTCTGACCTCCTTGAACGGCGGCCGGATATCCGTCAGGCCGAGCAGGCGCTTGTTGCCGCCAATGCACGAATTGGCGTGGCACGTGCACTCTATTTTCCTACCATTACCCTGACCGGTCTTTTTGGGTGGTCAAGCACGGAACTCACCAGCCTTTTCAACGGGCCCGCGCAGATCTGGAGCTGGGCCGGCAATTTCAGTGCCCCTGTTTTCACCGGTGGCGCCAATGTGGGGCAGAACATAGTAGCTGAAGCGCAACACCAGGAAGTCCTTTTACGTTACCAGAAGACGATCCAGACTGCCTTCCGGGAGGTAGAGGATGCACTTGTGGACCAGAAACGCATACGGGAACAATTAGACGCGCAGAAGCGGCAGGTGGAGGCCCTTCGCACCTCTGCTCGGGTGGCGAGACTCAGGTATGATAACGGTTACGTGAGTTACATTGAGGTGCTTGATGCAGAGCGAAGCCTCTTCAATGCGGAGCTTGATTACGCAAGGACACAGGGGGCTCTTTTCCAGGCCTTCGTGAGCCTGTACGCGTCGATGGGGGGTGGATGGGTCACAGAGGCGGACAAAATGACGGCGGCAGTAACGCCTGCGAAACTAAACTGATGTGAAAGGAGGTGCCTATGGAATGGTTTGTGAATACCCTTCGGCAATACCCGGAACTTGCAATCTTCCTGACGCTCGGCCTGGGTTACTTTGTCGGAAAACTCAAGCTGGGCAAGGTTGCGCTCGGTGCTGTCACAGGTACCCTCCTTGTGGGGGTATTGATCGGGCAACTGAACATTACCATCTCACCGAACGTGAAATCGGTCTTTTTCCTCATGTTCCTTTTCGCAGTGGGCTATGGGGTAGGGCCGCAGTTCTTCCGGGGGCTTAAAAGCGATGGTCTTCCCCAGGTGGTTTTCGCAATCATCCTATGTCTTACATGCCTGCTTTCTACTTTTCTGGCCGCAAAAATACTTGGTTTTGACATTGGTTCCGCAGCAGGGCTTCTGTCGGGTGCCTGCACGATCTCCGCGGTAATCGGTGTGGC
Proteins encoded in this region:
- a CDS encoding efflux transporter outer membrane subunit; this translates as MKRFITFLISIAVLTGCAIGPDYKRPAIDTPASWRFEEKETRDVANTTWWEQFNDPVLNDLIQISLSENKDLKIASARIESYIGQYWVARAGLFPQIAAGGSAGKSRISELGSTPLSSQTENPAWAYQASLNSMTGSWEIDVWGRLRRATEAARADLLSSEEGRRAVILSLVSFVANAYINLRDLDKQLEVAERTVQSREDSYKLFTLRYKGGIISLLELSQVESEYEQTLSQIPVIKKNIAQQENSLSVLLGRNPSPIPRGKTIDELMLPPVPEGLPSDLLERRPDIRQAEQALVAANARIGVARALYFPTITLTGLFGWSSTELTSLFNGPAQIWSWAGNFSAPVFTGGANVGQNIVAEAQHQEVLLRYQKTIQTAFREVEDALVDQKRIREQLDAQKRQVEALRTSARVARLRYDNGYVSYIEVLDAERSLFNAELDYARTQGALFQAFVSLYASMGGGWVTEADKMTAAVTPAKLN